GTGCGCAGCAAAGAGATTTGGAAACAAGGCCATGCATGTAACGGAGTGAACATTCCACTTCCGGAACTGGAAAAACACAAAGCCGAAATACTGAACTACGATACCGTGATCTTTGTTTGTGAAACCGGGCAAAGCGCGCAGCAGGCCACTTCTTATATGAATGCGCAAAAGGAGAATGAGAAACACATTGAGACGGTGTTTAAAAACGGGATTTCGTGGACCAACTATCAAACTTGTC
The window above is part of the Fluviicola sp. genome. Proteins encoded here:
- a CDS encoding rhodanese-like domain-containing protein: MKTIFLFSLITTAISCNQKATNGKTLVVDVRSKEIWKQGHACNGVNIPLPELEKHKAEILNYDTVIFVCETGQSAQQATSYMNAQKENEKHIETVFKNGISWTNYQTCP